The Arachis hypogaea cultivar Tifrunner chromosome 14, arahy.Tifrunner.gnm2.J5K5, whole genome shotgun sequence DNA window ATGGTTTTGTTGCGAACAGGGTTgtgatttaattttcaatttgatGCCTATATACTCTGGGTTGTTGAAAATTGTGGCTTTTGTTTTAAACAGATGCAAATCTTCGTGAAAATCTTGACGGGAAAGATCATCACCATGGAGGCGGAAATTAAAGTTCCAAAATTATTGATAATGTCAAGGCTAAAATTTAGGATAAAGAAGGAATCCCTCCTGACAAACAAAGGCTTATTTAGTAGTTTTTTCTGTATTAACATATAAAGAGATGTTTATATAGTagttttttatacttattttgaGATTGATTACTTTATAAAtgaaatctaaattttatttacatgcaaataatattttttcttatcattACTTTTTGGTATACTTTCATGATGATAAATAATGTTATGTTCATTGATATCCTTATATGAATAATATAACATTCAGTATTAGTTCCTTTCCACTTCAATGTTTCATTTTATCTTTTCATATATTCAGATATTGCATATAAAACGTTAGTGTTTGATTAAGTAAACATTCTTTCTCAAGAAATATAGAAAGTATAAGCGGAATTATTAGTTTATCGttaaaacattaatttattttCGTTCCGTATATACGAAAAGACTTTAATTTTTACGTTTAGATAACATCTCATCTTTCATTTGTTTCTAATGATATTCGACTAATGGTTAAATTAATTTTCTTCCACAAgagtattaaaaaattttatttttcatagcattttaattttttgttttgttaattaaaaaatttgttaaattatataaattcttatgtgtgtgtgtgtgtagtgTGTGTGTGTAATTATATGATAGAATCCCGTACCCGAAAAAAAATCATATGATAGAATCATGGAAAATTTTTGTTGTATATGATCATATTCATTCTCAAattgagtaaactaccatttctatccacgaaagttgaaaacgctgacatatctacccatagaagatgaaaattaccatttgtatccataaaaaatagtttttgcaagcaaaattatccaaaccctaaaaaattaaataaaattcctaaactacctTTCTCTCCACCACTATCATCTCCTCcctcctttttctctctctcaatgTTCTCAGCCACCCAATTCCAACATCAACCACATACCACTGTATCACTCTCCTCATCACTGTTCACCCCACTTCTCTGCCAGCAACGTCGCAGACCTACACCGAGCCTAGGAGCACCGCGTCAGCTTCTCCTCGCCACCATCACCATCGGCCTCGAACCAGAGCCTACTGCGTCAGAGACCGTCCTCTTCACGCTACCTTATCGCCACCATAGCCAACCCTCTTCACCTCTTTCCGCGTCATAGAACCATCACCGTCGTTGTCTGATCCCTGCGTTGTTATGTCTACCTCtcccctgatttccttttgctttgttcttcattacaGGTTCATGAACCAACCCAGTTTTTGCAGGCTCCGATGGTGCAACCAGCTCTCCCCGCAGGTGGAGCATCAGGCCTTCACCCCCGAAGAGGACGACACCATAATCAGAACTCACGCTCGGTTTGGCAACAAGTGGGCCACCATAGCCCGACTCCTCTCCGGCAAAACTGACAAAGCCATTAAGAACCACTGAAACTCCACCCTCAAATGCAAGTGCGCCACCATGGGCTCCATCGACGATCCTCACTTCGCGCAACCACTCAAACGCTCCGTCATCGTTTGCGCTGTCGTACCTGTGTTAATGAGGTCAATGGCGGTGTTAGAGAAAGCTTGGAGGATTTCAGGGTTAGAGTCATAGATCTTAACCTTGTTGATTAGTGTTTTCGATCAACCCTTGAAAAAGTCGCAGCCTTTGAGTGTGTGCAGAGAAAACCCAATCCATTCAGGTGGTGAAGTTAACAGTAGTGATGGCTGATGGTGATGGTGGTACTTTTGAGTCGCGATTGACACCGATAGGGGAGTGTGAGGCAAAAGAGATAGGGTGATGGTTGAGGGGGAGGGTGAGACGGTGGTATGTGGTTGATGTTGGGATTGGGTGGCTGAgaacattgagagagagagagagagaaaggagggagaAGATGATAGTGGTGGAGAaaagggtagtttaggaattttatttaattttttagtgtttggataatttttcttgcaaaaactattttttatggatacaaattgtaatttttgtcttctatgggtagatatgtcagcatTTTCAACTTTTGTGgatagaaatggtagtttactcttctCAAATTTGATGGAAGCCTATAAAAATTCACGTCTATTTTcaatatattcataaaaaatattattaacttGAATAAGTCTTTTCCGTACATAGCATGAGTTAGtaatttgtttattaaaattttaattttatagttaaaatttTTATGGGATGTTAAATATTAAATTGTTTTGTTCACAACTTTTATTATAACAATTATTAACttttcacaactagaaaatggattaattcagacagatttacagacggatttagtctttattacagatggatttttggttaccgacaaaattaccgacggattttgttcctctgtaaaagccccatcggaaattatttaccaacggattttttttccgtcgaaaaattacagacaaatttttACAAGTTACCGACGGATTTCTCTCTGTAAATTTTCTATCCATTTCCCAAAGGCAACGAACTTTTcaacggattttccgtctgtaattacaaacggattttccgacagatttttcgtctataatttgaactttgaaaaatcatcccacgttctgattacagacagaaaatccgtctgtaaggtaaaatagaattttttttatttttctaattacaaaataaacttgttttcatacaaaataaatataaatttaatacaaatttttatctaatttgtattcgaatatttataatatttcaaaaaataaacaaattcattgtattatgaagtactataaacaagcaagtcaatataattcaaaacataaacaaaatgtattgatcatcaactataattcctagtatattgttcaaccatactaaaactatcagttatagtcttcagtgtcatcttcatcctcatcatcatcatagtccTCACCCGAAGACATTGAGGGTGGCGCGGTGGCGGTGATCCTTGACTTCTTCCAGTTATCTTAGGGCTAGAACTTTTGGTTCCGGATAATGATTTAAATGCAGAGTTTAAAGCAGCCAAAGCTTCTGCTCTTTGTCTTGGTCCTCCTTGATTCAGCCCATTCAATCTATCCTATGACTGTGAGAGTAGAAAGTATTAGAAAGAAAGGCAAGTTCCAACGGAGTATGAAATCATCATGATCTGTGACTTGATTTGGAgatgttcaatttaatttaaaaactatgATATCTttccttcatttttctttttggcaaatttaatttaaatactaTGATATTcttttcttcaattttctttttggCAAAGATGGAAAAACCTGAACCTGTACCtacctaaatataattattaaatttaccactaataacaaaagaaaagataCCATATACAATATGCTTAAATGCTTCATCATTATCCTACACCCTCTTGTTAGGAGAACCTGCTTTTGGTTGAATTTCATTGACTataaaacaacaaagaaaaaaatagttTATACAATCTTAAACATGTTGTCATACCATACTGGATATCATATCATAAGATGAATTAAAGGCATTAGACAAGGTAGAGCAAACCAGAAAGCTGGTGTAACTCTGTTTTCCTCCAAGAGCAAACCAGAAAGCTGAGCTTCCTGTTCCTTCTTTAGCATGCTTTAAAGCAACTCCAGGCTGGATATGGATGCGTCAGTGTAACACATTAAGAAATAAGGTATGTTGTAACAATGACTATTACTAAATAATCTTCATATTAAAAATCATTTAGCCAACTGGTGAATGACTTCATTTTGAAGTAACCATTTAGGCAAACAGAAGTATAATGGATAAcgaaaattttatagaaatccattctaataaaaaatttgtgaACTTGTTATGTGTGGAAGTGTTAAACTTATTCCCAAAGGTGAATCACACAAGTCAATAGACACCAGAAACTCGAAAAACTCTGTGATTTATATAAGATTGAGACTGAAACAGGTTGGTTAATCTTTAAAATAATGAGAGGACCCAAAATATATCTTAAAAATTCAGCGATTTGTTTTGTaaataagtagaaaaataaataaatatcaactAGAGAGTATAAGAAATCAGTGAAAACAGAAGACAAAGAGAGCATAAGAAAAAATGTAGCATGGCAGCTACCTTTAAAAACTCCACAACTTTCGCTGCTAGCTGCTGCTGCTCAAAGGAGGATTGATTGCCATGCCAAGTGAACATTGTAGAGCCAGACTGAAGGACAAAACACTCAGCAGAATTCAATGACGCTGCCACCTGAATATGGATAGCACAATTAGGGTGGACTAGTATAGAAAGATAAACCATAGGCTTGTAGCAACATAATTACGATggacagaaataaaaaaaatttgatggaaACGTACTGCATCAACTTGCACTGCATTGTTATTATGTATGGCAGTTCTAGAAATTCGAATAAGTGCGACACTCTCTGCTGTATATGTCTCATCTTGCAAGCCTTTATCTGCTACTAATTTTTTGTAACCTGAGCTCAAACCTCCCTGAAACAAACATAATTCAGTTGGACTGGTTAGCTTCACAAAATCTATGTTAATAAAAATGACATATCATTTTGATTGATTCTGCATATGATACCTTGAGAACCACCATAGGTTGAAAAAGAGCAACAAACTGGGGTGGCTCTTTACCTTCAAATATGCGACCCTGCAAGAAGAAACTAGTACAATCATACACAGTTCCGATCAATGTCCCAAACTTGAAATTCATATTATGATACCTGAACAGGTCTACCCTTTAATGAGCTGAACATTGTATTGGCCAAACGAGATGCCATTCTTTGGTCCTCCTGaagaaaatttatataaccataattaaattcataaagtaCTAGAAACAGAAGTTTTGAAACTGGCAGCAAATTTCGTATTTTTTACATTACATGATACCCATAATCACGGAGGTAAAAAAAAGTCAACCAATTCATTCATTTTACAGTTAATTATTGTTGGAAAACATACATAGAGCATCATTGATAAGGCCTTCAAGTTTTTCAGAATGCTCATGCATGCATAGAGCTCCCATGTCATACCTTCCAGCCAGTGGTGGACCCTGCAAGTAATCATTAACTGTGTGAGCCTTAAAAAACTAGGATAAAATACAAAATAGCTCAGGGGACCTTGTTCCCCTCTAAATCAATACCAATCCGAAATCAGCAATTTTCATGAGAATTCTCAAGACATACTTTGCAAGAACTACTATTCAAACTCTTCCAACAATTAGCCAAAACATAAGCAGATTCATCTACCCTTCCAGAaatatcaaccttccctcttgcATAGCATCCTATGCTGTTTGGTGCAGCTTGAACTACTTCCAAAATTGCCTGCTTTGCGGTCGCTTAAAAACTCGAATTCGTCCTAGTTTTGTTTCCACAAACAGCCTTGTCCCCTGGCCCTGCATACTCATCAAAGAAGCTATAATTTTCAGACCTCATGAAGCATCCATCAAGAAATATTTGGGACGTTGTGGCTTAAAGCAAACATGTTAAGGAACTAGTTTGTTGCTCAACAACAAAATACTATCATTAATTATAACTTTGTAAAAGCAATATTAGGACAGCAAAGAGAGATCAAATTAAACATGACCTGAAGTATTGCAATAGTAGTTATCATGCAAATTGAAATGAGTTTAAAATGAAGATGTAAATTAAAGGATACAATGAGAAATATCCATCAGGCCTCAAAAAAGTAACTCTCTGACCACCATTGAGTATGACTTTGACATTCGACACTTTTCCGGGAATTATATAGTCTTTTGTTCCTAAATCTGCAAACAAATTTATGCACACCATTAACAAGAAATGGATGCAAGGAATGGATGCACACAAAGGAATGGATGCACACCACAATGAACTCTAGTAAAACCTTGCTGAATTCCACTCAATTAACATTATCAGATACACCTAAGTAAATGAAATGACACCAGAGATGCTAACAGGGTCTGACAGCCATCTTCCTAAATATTTCAAATTACAATTGATACTATAAACTAATCGAAGCTTCAAATTAGATGAATTCTGAATTACTAAATCAAACTTGATTTTGGTGTGAACTCCAAAACAATATGAATAACTTGAACTGACATATGATCCCAAGCACCATTACCAATCCCATCAACAATTCAAAGTCAATCTTACATATTAAAGTGCTTTAGTGCATCTACATATTAAAGTTGAAAGCTTTAGTTCATATAAAGTTTAttgaacaaaatataaaaaatctgcCAATTCGAATGCAATGGTTATTCGCATCAGTCACCATCCAACAATTAGATTTTGAATTAACTaaaaagtaagaaaataaaaatcagagtgacaaaaaagaaaaacaaagcatACTGCTGGGTCTTCACTCGACCATAAATGGTGTAACCTTCAGCGGACCTGAaaaaaagaaattaggattaaaatcgATCCACATAACATAATTCTAAACCGAAGAGAACAAAcggaaaattagggttaagggacGAGAATTAGGGTTAAGAAAAACAGGGAAGGGACAGGGTTAGGGCTAGGGATAATGAAATCGGAATAGAATCACAATGGAAGGGTTAGGGCTAGGGACGAAAAGGAGGCGGAGGCCTACCTGAACTAACAGCGACGAGAAGAGACGATGACAAACCTCCGGCGAGGAGAGAAGAAGCAGCGCGAGAGCGGGGGCGGAGGGAGCTCGTAAGACAAGAGCACGGCCGAGAGAGCTCGTGTGACGACGAAAGGAGCAAACGCATTGAGAGCGGCGGTGGAAGGAGCTTGTGCGACGcgagcggcggcggcggcggcgacaGTGGAGGACGTCACATCTTCAATGGAGAGAGAGAAGGCATGGGAGTAATTCAAGgagaatgtgaaaaaaaaaagtgaactgAAGTATTGGAACCAAAGTGACCCGTCTCCTTATTCTAATATATTTCcgacggaaaattttaaattacagacggatttttcgtctgtaataatttaataaaatgcagcattttgtttatttaattatagacggattttccgtctgtaaccatttcctacgaaaaaaaataatttttccgacagaattatcgacggattctatttcccgtctgtaatttatgctaattcatttttttatttttcgacaaaaaaatccctctaaaattccgtctgtatttccgtgggataaaatctgtcgaaaatatccgtctgtaataactattTTTCTAGTAgtgtttattaaattattttgttcACAAATTTTATCTTATATACTCTTACATtctttaaaaaagtaaaattatatatctttattcttatgatctaatttaatataaaaagttCATATTAAATACTTAATCTAATAATatcttaatattaaatattttttattaaatttatcatACCCGTGCATCGCACGGAGCTCTTCACTAGTAGTGGAATGAAAGTAAAGATGTAGGTGACTGAGTGCATGTAGTGGTAGGTGGGTGAAGTTTAGTGGTGAATGAATGAAGTTGAAcgataatgaatgatgaagatgatgaaaaaattGAGATGAAATGGAGGCCGATAAAAGACAATAATGATGAAAATTAGGAACTGATAATAGTGGTGGGATgggaattattattttattttataatttattttttatgaggataaatttatctttttagataaaaaatgacgattttataatattttataatattgagaataattttaattaaaaaaaagatcggaaacgattttaattttgatctcaaactttaaaagcaaaaaaaaaaaaaaaaaaatacgtaactctttatttaataaaagttatttcaattttttttaatattcgaAAAACTTTAAGCCATATGATACCCTAAGACATTACCATTTAAAAGCATaaaagtcaatatgatctctaaATTATGGTGTCAGAATGGTATAAATTTTTAGGAACAACTTGAGTCATACTATTTTCATTAGTTGTCATTATAATATTTAAAGTTTATAGTTGAacactttatttttatgattataaaacactcttttctgttagAGGTATTGTATTAGGGATGCGATTTGAATTGgttttaagtaaaaaatttatttgatatgaatattaattttacTTGTGATGCGATttgaattgaatgattattttaaaaaaattcaatctgAATAAATCCATTCAAAGTTTGGATTGGATTAGATTTgtaattttgtaaattaaaaaaaaattaaatatatataacaagtagtctcaatatcaaattttaaataaccaataataatataataaatctcATCAATATCTTAAAAATCTAcaataatataacaataaaaataaaattatagattagttaaaataaataaataaaacacattttgaatataaaaattaattaaataatgatatatgaataatataaaaatatttaattaataaattgaacatattataaatataataataaaataataatattatagcatatTATTAtacaatttgaattgaattaaatcgATCATAAAAAATAGATCCAAAATCTAATTTGATCTAACAGTTtacaaataataaaatctaattaaatttaaattaatacaattttaattaatttttattttaaattaaattaaatgaataatttaataaatCGATTTGAATTTAAACAAATGTCCGCCCTCTCTCATGATCCCAAACGTGGAAAGAGGATCATGTCCATATCAACGTACAAATTAAACCAACCCAACAACATACATCTAAGACATAACCTACCTAAAAATGGAAATACAAAACAACTAGCAATAACACAACCAAAAAGAAATGcatgaataaaataatagaaatacaATCTACTTATCTTCAGTCATTTTGTTTTTTTTGACAGAAGCCACACTATTTAGATAAGCACAATGCCACCCAAATTGTTATCTGCTTCATACTCCACAAGAAGATTGCTCTACTTATAGTTATCAACACATGTTATCTTTCTTTCCAGCTTTGACCAAACCTCTATTCCTCTCTCACGACTGAATGTAGAAAAATCTCTCCTGCTTTAGATTTTCTAAAACAAACTCACATCCTCtgttatttttatacttttgttctaatataatgatatgattaatttttgCTACTAgacatttatattttattgtagttCGAATAATTTTAGGGTGATACATATCTAATCacaattataaatttattctttACCACTTTAAATTTTTCTGATTTgattcaatttatatatttttcatttgacatttatttgaatattataatttatataatttaattatttagctTAATTTGAGGATAGATGAATAAAAACACCATAAATATTAgaggataatataaaatattactaAAAGTATAACGATAATTAAATAACATACCCATTGTGAGTATTGAGTAATCATATATTATTCTgacaatttttaaattctttttattattaaataaattaactatcAAACTAAACATATTAATAGTAATGATAGCATAGGTATGTAGAATACGGAAATAATAATTCTTAACTGATATTATCAACGAACAATCgcgtaaaaatacaaaaaaaaaaaatatatattatatacaattGATGAGAGGGAGACAATAATTAAAGTTGCTTTATTTAATTTAGcattcgtatatatatatatatataaaagatttatAGTTATACATTTATTaagttattataaaattatataattattttaacaataattaattaatattaaataaaataattttgaactgtttagagtaattttttattgttttctaaatATTGTTGTATACAATATTCATCATATTTAGTTTTGTATAACCAACTTTTTTGACTCTAGTATAGAGATTATATAAGTATAtacaaataaatacaaaatatttttcactcttttttttatttctctcttaaAGATATTTCTTTCAATTGAATAAAATCTTTATTCCTTAATTATATAAGAATACAAGATATTTGGGCATTGAGAAATTAAGAGCAAGTAATTTGTGCATTAACAAGTTTAAAGGAAAAAGAAGTGTCCCGTGCATATCTGAAGGTAACAGGGTTAGATCTGGAGACAGCGTTACCATTGGCAAGAAGACAGTTTCGTCCCTGATTTCTCATAATTGAAGGGTCAACAGGCTCCACGGTTTGGAATCCTGAACAATTTAGAATCACATTGGAAAAAGTACATGGACAATTGGAGGTTATAGAAACTTGCCACTCTTGTTTTCCCTGCACTTTGACCCCTGTTGGTTTCTGCTCAATCTTAAGATCACTCAATTGGCACTGACTGTAGCCTACAATATACACATATTTTCACCAAATAACAAACAAACTTAAATCATTAGTCGAAACAAAAAATATCATATACACATatctttactatatatatattattttataatttttatatttattttataatataacatatattttatataataactaattttttatatacatatagttGTTGTAAGTATATAAATTTGGAACTTTCAAGTTtgtaagagagaaagagaaagaaagagagagtagAAATTCAAGCATTTGAAAAGTAAAAAGGTAATTACAATGAGAAACCAGAGCAAGGaagatgagaatgatgataattTTGTTGTTCATAGCAGCCATTTCTTTTTCTGAAAAATCAAATGCTACCTTGATGATCAATTCTTGAATTTACCTATGGTATTTTAACACAGTTTTGGTTGTCTTTTATAGTTTCACAATTTCAtctcaattaattattattaccttttttgaatgaaaaataattgattgtttgattttcaaattaaatatatgggtttgaaatggaaaaaaaaaaaagggaacgaTTTGATTTTCCAAATATTATGGAATCTCGTGTTTTAGCATtggtttaataaaatttaaaaggacTCTATtaagtgtacactaaaat harbors:
- the LOC112743498 gene encoding villin-2 isoform X2 — translated: MQEGRVHHWLEGMTWELYACMSILKNLKALSMMLYEDQRMASRLANTMFSSLKGRPVQGRIFEGKEPPQFVALFQPMVVLKGGLSSGYKKLVADKGLQDETYTAESVALIRISRTAIHNNNAVQVDAVAASLNSAECFVLQSGSTMFTWHGNQSSFEQQQLAAKVVEFLKPGVALKHAKEGTGSSAFWFALGGKQSYTSFLSMKFNQKQVLLTRGCRIMMKHLSILYMS
- the LOC112743498 gene encoding villin-2 isoform X8 produces the protein MQEGRVHHWLEGMTWELYACMSILKNLKALSMMLYEDQRMASRLANTMFSSLKGRPVQGRIFEGKEPPQFVALFQPMVVLKGGLSSGYKKLVADKGLQDETYTAESVALIRISRTAIHNNNAVQVDAVAASLNSAECFVLQSGSTMFTWHGNQSSFEQQQLAAKVVEFLKPGVALKHAKEGTGSSAFWFALGGKQSYTSFLS
- the LOC112743498 gene encoding villin-2 isoform X4 gives rise to the protein MQEGRVHHWLEGMTWELYACMSILKNLKALSMMLYEDQRMASRLANTMFSSLKGRPVQGRIFEGKEPPQFVALFQPMVVLKGGLSSGYKKLVADKGLQDETYTAESVALIRISRTAIHNNNAVQVDAVAASLNSAECFVLQSGSTMFTWHGNQSSFEQQQLAAKVVEFLKPGVALKHAKEGTGSSAFWFALGGKQSYTSFLVCSTLSNAFNSSYDMISSMS
- the LOC112743498 gene encoding villin-2 isoform X9 is translated as MTWELYACMSILKNLKALSMMLYEDQRMASRLANTMFSSLKGRPVQGRIFEGKEPPQFVALFQPMVVLKGGLSSGYKKLVADKGLQDETYTAESVALIRISRTAIHNNNAVQVDAVAASLNSAECFVLQSGSTMFTWHGNQSSFEQQQLAAKVVEFLKPGVALKHAKEGTGSSAFWFALGGKQSYTSFLS
- the LOC112743498 gene encoding villin-2 isoform X5, which produces MTWELYACMSILKNLKALSMMLYEDQRMASRLANTMFSSLKGRPVQGRIFEGKEPPQFVALFQPMVVLKGGLSSGYKKLVADKGLQDETYTAESVALIRISRTAIHNNNAVQVDAVAASLNSAECFVLQSGSTMFTWHGNQSSFEQQQLAAKVVEFLKPGVALKHAKEGTGSSAFWFALGGKQSYTSFLSMKFNQKQVLLTRGCRIMMKHLSILYMS
- the LOC112743498 gene encoding villin-2 isoform X1, producing the protein MQEGRLIFLEGVHHWLEGMTWELYACMSILKNLKALSMMLYEDQRMASRLANTMFSSLKGRPVQGRIFEGKEPPQFVALFQPMVVLKGGLSSGYKKLVADKGLQDETYTAESVALIRISRTAIHNNNAVQVDAVAASLNSAECFVLQSGSTMFTWHGNQSSFEQQQLAAKVVEFLKPGVALKHAKEGTGSSAFWFALGGKQSYTSFLSMKFNQKQVLLTRGCRIMMKHLSILYMS
- the LOC112743498 gene encoding villin-2 isoform X6, translating into MTWELYACMSILKNLKALSMMLYEDQRMASRLANTMFSSLKGRPVQGRIFEGKEPPQFVALFQPMVVLKGGLSSGYKKLVADKGLQDETYTAESVALIRISRTAIHNNNAVQVDAVAASLNSAECFVLQSGSTMFTWHGNQSSFEQQQLAAKVVEFLKPGVALKHAKEGTGSSAFWFALGGKQSYTSFLVCSTLSNAFNSSYDMISSMS
- the LOC112743498 gene encoding villin-2 isoform X7; amino-acid sequence: MQEGRLIFLEGVHHWLEGMTWELYACMSILKNLKALSMMLYEDQRMASRLANTMFSSLKGRPVQGRIFEGKEPPQFVALFQPMVVLKGGLSSGYKKLVADKGLQDETYTAESVALIRISRTAIHNNNAVQVDAVAASLNSAECFVLQSGSTMFTWHGNQSSFEQQQLAAKVVEFLKPGVALKHAKEGTGSSAFWFALGGKQSYTSFLS
- the LOC112743498 gene encoding villin-2 isoform X3, coding for MQEGRLIFLEGVHHWLEGMTWELYACMSILKNLKALSMMLYEDQRMASRLANTMFSSLKGRPVQGRIFEGKEPPQFVALFQPMVVLKGGLSSGYKKLVADKGLQDETYTAESVALIRISRTAIHNNNAVQVDAVAASLNSAECFVLQSGSTMFTWHGNQSSFEQQQLAAKVVEFLKPGVALKHAKEGTGSSAFWFALGGKQSYTSFLVCSTLSNAFNSSYDMISSMS